One window of the Salvia miltiorrhiza cultivar Shanhuang (shh) chromosome 6, IMPLAD_Smil_shh, whole genome shotgun sequence genome contains the following:
- the LOC130988122 gene encoding class V chitinase-like gives MAPSTKALLFSALSIFQLLHLSAAQAAVNGGYWFPESGFPAANINSTLFTHLFCAFANLDPSTYQVTVSSSNTASFSQFTATVQSKNSAVKTLLSIGGGSANRTVFSNMASQPASRTSFINSSIKLARSYGFWGVDLDWEYPQTSADMTNMGTLISEWRRAIAADAQASGKPPLLLTAAFYFSPNLNGLIYPAQSINASLDWVNVMAYDFYDPSWYRFTNSHSMLYDPSGQVSGSAGISAWIQAGVSAKKLALGVPFYGYAWLLANANNHGVLAPATGPAGPDSGAMGYNQIRSFIAQNNAPVVYNATIVTNYCYSGTTWIGYDDTQSIAAKVSYAKQRGLLGYFAWHVGVDNNWALSTQAKQSWGA, from the exons ATGGCTCCATCAACTAAAGCACTCCTATTCTCAGCTCTCTCCATCTTCCAATTACTCCACCTCTCCGCCGCACAAGCCGCCGTGAATGGCGGCTACTGGTTCCCGGAGAGCGGCTTCCCAGCCGCAAACATAAACTCCACTCTCTTCACCCACCTCTTCTGCGCATTCGCCAACCTCGACCCTTCAACCTATCAAGTCACGGTCTCCTCCTCCAACACCGCCTCCTTCTCTCAGTTCACCGCAACGGTCCAGTCCAAAAACTCCGCCGTGAAAACCCTCCTCTCCATCGGCGGCGGGAGCGCCAACCGCACCGTCTTCTCCAACATGGCGAGCCAGCCCGCCTCGCGCACCTCCTTCATCAACTCCTCGATCAAACTGGCCCGCTCCTACGGCTTCTGGGGCGTCGATCTCGACTGGGAGTATCCGCAGACCTCCGCCGACATGACGAATATGGGAACCCTAATTTCGGAGTGGCGCCGCGCCATCGCCGCCGACGCGCAGGCCTCGGGGAAGCCCCCGCTGCTGCTGACGGCGGCGTTCTACTTCTCGCCCAACCTCAACGGCCTGATTTACCCGGCGCAGTCGATCAACGCGAGTTTGGATTGGGTGAATGTGATGGCCTACGACTTCTACGATCCGTCGTGGTACAGGTTCACCAACTCGCATTCCATGCTGTACGATCCGTCGGGGCAGGTGAGCGGCAGCGCCGGCATCTCGGCTTGGATTCAGGCCGGCGTGAGCGCCAAGAAATTAGCTCTGGGCGTGCCGTTCTACGGTTACGCTTGGCTCCTGGCGAATGCGAACAATCACGGCGTCTTGGCGCCGGCCACGGGGCCCGCGGGGCCGGATAGCGGCGCCATGGGGTATAACCAGATTCGGAGCTTCATCGCGCAGAATAATGCGCCGGTGGTGTATAATGCGACTATCGTGACCAATTATTGTTACTCGGGAACTACTTGGATCGGCTACGATGATACTCAATCCATTGCTGCCAAGGTTTCGTATGCTAAGCAGCGAGGGCTGCTTGGCTACTTTGCGTGGCACGTGGGAGTTGATAACAATTGGGCTCTCTCTACACAAG CTAAACAGTCGTGGGGAGCTTAG